A window of Apodemus sylvaticus chromosome 9, mApoSyl1.1, whole genome shotgun sequence contains these coding sequences:
- the Nop58 gene encoding nucleolar protein 58 isoform X2, whose protein sequence is MEGKINKQLKKVLKKIVKEAHEPLAVADAKLGGVIKEKLNLSCIHSPVVNELMRGIRSQMDGLIPGVEPREMAAMCLGLAHSLSRYRLKFSADKVDTMIVQAISLLDDLDKELNNYIMRCREWYGWHFPELGKIISDNLTYCKCLQKVGDRKNYASASLSELLSEEVEAEVKAAAEISMGTEVSEEDICNILHLCTQVIEISEYRTQLYEYLQNRMMAIAPNVTVMVGELVGARLIAHAGSLLNLAKHAASTVQILGAEKALFRALKSRRDTPKYGLIYHASLVGQSSPKHKGKISRMLAAKTVLAIRYDAFGEDSSSAMGVENRAKLEARLRILEDRGIRKISGTGKALAKAEKYEHRSEVKTYDPSGDSTLPTCSKKRKIEEVDKEDEITEKKAKKAKIKIKAEVEEMEEEEEEEAEEEQVVEEEPTVKKKKKKDKKKHIKEEPLSEEEPCTSTAVPSPEKKKKKKKKKDAED, encoded by the exons ATGGAAGGCAAAATCAATAAGCAGCTGAAGAAAGTTTTGAAGAAAATAGTAAAAGAAGCCCATGAACCTTTGGCTGTAGCTGATGCTAAACTAGGAGGGGTCATAAAG GAAAAATTGAACCTCAGCTGTATCCATAGTCCTGTTGTTAATGAACTTATGAGAGGAATCCGATCACAAATGGATGGCTTGATTCCTGGGGTAGAACCCCGTGAGATGGCAGCCATGTGTCTTGGATTGGCCCACAG CCTGTCTAGATACAGATTGAAATTCAGTGCTGATAAAGTGGACACAATGATTGTTCAGGCAATTT CATTGTTAGATGACTTGGATAAAGAACTAAACAACTATATTATGCGGTGTAGGGAATGGTATGGCTGGCATTTCCCTGAGTTAGGGAAAATTATTTCAGATAATTTGACGTACTGCAAGTGTTTACAGAAAGTTG GGGACAGGAAGAACTATGCATCTGCCTCTCTTTCTGAATTGCTGTCTGAGGAAGTAGAAGCAGAAGTGAAAGCAGCTGCAGAGATATCTATGGGAACCGAGGTTTCTGAAGAAGATATTTGCAACATTCTACATCTCTGTACTCAG GTAATTGAAATTTCTGAATATAGAACTCAGCTGTATGAATATCTGCAGAATCGAATGATGGCCATTGCACCTAACGTTACAGTCATGGTTGGAGAGTTAGTTGGAGCACGGCTTATTGCTCATGCAG gtTCTCTTTTGAATTTGGCCAAGCATGCAGCTTCTACAGTTCAGATTCTTGGAGCAGAAAAAGCACTTTTCAGGGCCCTCAAATCTAGACGAGACACACCTAAATATGGGCTTATTTATCATGCTTCTCTTGTAGGCCAGTCGAGTCCCAAACACAAAGGAAAG ATTTCTCGAATGCTGGCAGCCAAAACTGTTTTGGCTATCAGATACGATGCTTTTGGTGAAGATTCCAGTTCTGCAATGGGAGTTGAGAACCGAGCCAAATTGGAGGCCAGATTGAGGATTTTGGAGGACAGAGGG ataagAAAAATAAGTGGAACAGGAAAGGCATTAGCGAAAGCAGAAAAGTATGAACACAGAAG tGAAGTGAAGACTTACGATCCCTCTGGTGACTCCACACTTCCAACTTGTTCTAAAAAACGCAAAATAGAAGAGGTAGATAAAGAGGATGAAATTACTGAAAAGAAAGCCAAAAAAGCCAAGATTAAAATTAAAG CTGAAgtagaggagatggaggaggaggaggaggaggaggcggaggaagaACAGGTAGTAGAAGAGGAGCCGactgtaaagaagaaaaagaagaaggataaaaagaaacacataaaggaagagcCACTTTCGGAGGAGGAGCCATGTACCAGCACAGCAGTTCCT AgtccagagaaaaagaagaaaaagaagaaaaagaaagatgctgaAGACTAA